In one Diabrotica virgifera virgifera chromosome 7, PGI_DIABVI_V3a genomic region, the following are encoded:
- the LOC114338783 gene encoding cecropin-B2 codes for MKVSFIFILAIIVLLSLTGELEAKKFWKKVEKVGQNIRKASEKTLPIVQGYGRC; via the exons ATGAaggtttcttttatttttattcttgCTATTATAGTTTTATTATCTCTTACTGGTGAACtggaagcaaaaaaattttggaaaaaagtg GAAAAGGTAGGACAAAATATAAGAAAAGCTTCGGAAAAAACCCTCCCTATTGTTCAAGGATATGGTAGATGTTGA